The following proteins are encoded in a genomic region of Aphis gossypii isolate Hap1 unplaced genomic scaffold, ASM2018417v2 Contig00675, whole genome shotgun sequence:
- the LOC126554990 gene encoding uncharacterized protein LOC126554990, with amino-acid sequence MSSRPTQQQMQELVEFLKGDPQLVAGKFTPTFTQKVAQKRWEAIAETLNALPGTSKCWSKWRKTWQDTKASTKSKAAEMSAFVRRGTGGGPPTSLVLNGVEENALQLIKPVSISGHALSVESIAEFSFEPDNLETYANVDDLLNKTPSSPDLFPSCSYQLTETSDTPTNNMFPKLNRPNPTINSKVNGQQSSIVREKVNCNTNKRTSSAARLDEGNLIGEKLADLGERKLLAKQKYWDQKTVSFS; translated from the exons atgtcatCTCGACCAACTCAGCAACAAATGCAAGAATTAGTGGAATTCTTGAAAGGTGATCCTCAACTGGTGGCTGGTAAATTTACACCAACGTTTACCCAAAAGGTTGCACAAAAAAGGTGGGAAGCTATTGCTGAAACACTGAATGCCTTACCCGGCACTTCCAAATGTTGGAGTAAATGGCGTaaa acATGGCAAGACACTAAAGCTTCAACTAAAAGCAAAGCTGCTGAAATGTCAGCATTTGTGCGTAGGGGAACTGGTGGGGGACCACCCACCTCATTAGTTCTTAATGGTGTTGAAGAAAACGCACTTCAATTAATTAAGCCCGTTTCAATATCAGGTCATGCATTATCAGTTGAATCCATTGCAGAATTTTCATTTGAACctg ataatttagAGACTTATGCAAACGTAGatgatttactaaataaaactcCATCGAGTCCTGATCTTTTTCCTTCCTGTTCTTACCAACTAACTGAAACTTCTGATACTCCTACCAATAAta TGTTTCCTAAACTTAATCGTCCTAATCCAACAATCAATTCCAAAGTTAATGGTCAACAATctt CAATTGTTCGAGAAAAAGTTAACTGTAATACCAATAAACGTACATCATCTGCAGCTCGATTGGATGAAGGTAATTTAATTGGTGAGAAATTGGCAGACTTAGGAGAACGCAAATTGTtggcaaaacaaaaatattgggaCCAAAAAACTGTCTCTTTTAGCTGA
- the LOC126554991 gene encoding putative nuclease HARBI1 yields MLDNLLVCVKVNPFLALSDIAFVKTYRMSKNLTNYLIELVSPVIEPPKRSSALRVQDKVLITLQFFGTGSYQLPTGNSRYSAVSQSSVSRSISEVTNALNQPNIFNSWVKFPKNIAELRKLRNEFYTKTGFPGVCGCIDCTHIAIVAPPGNLGAENNYPEHIYVNRKIIIQ; encoded by the exons ATGTTAGACAACCTTTTGGTGTGTGTTAAGGTAAATCCTTTTTTGGCTTTGTCGGATATAGCATTTGTCAAAACTTACAGAATGAGTAAAAAtttgacaaattatttaatcgagTTAGTCTCTCCAGTTATAGAACCGCCAAAGCGTTCGTCGGCATTGAGAGTTCAAGATaag gTTTTAATCACATTGCAATTTTTTGGTACTGGGTCGTATCAATTACCTACTGGTAATAGTAGATATAGTGCTGTATCTCAGTCTTCTGTATCACGCAGCATTAGTGAAGTAACTAATGCACTTAAtcaaccaaatatttttaatagttgggTCAAATTTCCTAAAAACATTGCTGAATTAAGAAAGTTACGAAATga attttacacGAAAACAGGATTTCCCGGAGTTTGTGGGTGCATAGATTGCACTCATATTGCTATTGTAGCTCCACCAGGAAATCTAGGAGCAGAAAATAATTATCCTgaacatatttatgttaatagaaaaattatcattcaatAA
- the LOC126554992 gene encoding uncharacterized protein LOC126554992, producing the protein MVTYRCEIWPTTKQLEKRLLVFENKILRKICGPVFDSELNNLRRRKNTELREITEVPLLTSHIKCQRLKWFGHTMRKTETTNTRAVMEWQQGKDQEGGLESDGWME; encoded by the coding sequence ATGGTAACCTATAGATGTGAAATATGGCCCACAACCAAACAATTAGAAAAAAGGCTGctagtatttgaaaataaaatactgaggAAGATTTGTGGTCCAGTGTTTGATAGCGAGCTAAATAATTTGCGTAGAAGAAAAAATACTGAACTAAGAGAAATCACTGAAGTTCCACTATTAACAAGCCACATTAAGTGTCAAAGACTCAAATGGTTTGGTCATACCATGCGGAAAACAGAAACCACTAATACGAGAGCAGTTATGGAGTGGCAACAGGGAAAAGACCAAGAGGGAGGCCTAGAAAGCGATGGATGGATGGAATAA
- the LOC126554993 gene encoding uncharacterized protein LOC126554993, translating to MRSNTNTSLTISEVVDGYKYPTEDLIPLKNLLDTWDMGCVYQTCIDNLISLKALTYTKPEDANKLLEKFPLGISISFRHELEKWQKCSVNINENNSLKNDSNQRILNVPLTSEESLSRQSKLPSIIIKVDEILNSSPQGHLIIDYYRTNNKLNDGIRTTLVDIVIGYIISNNIQMSVSVAESLSNQIVAMFSSEIKDIYFLKVGSNKNPKGKLYAKFYNATRTLKNNGLVTTSAAKTNRIEQGNDESRNGKTWIARDFISEMNIDPILDILKHSSTSYPELELNWKSTVNYRLNDIKKSISTEEIFKNWIQYLIPYEHKLIDIDYSAIFPDQNVYFEFEKKSRKIYNILEEKVKDSSCLKILGQIKDGNNLNENVKNAALMYLLHGMFAPTSKKVTKDDNGRKNLIKFSIKDSQECFIMFGETVEMMEAHLEKLKQQGNPIQPFILVVGSIFNIKEILVYFDSVKYKVHSILRSIEVCYKIFQLFNLQYPPESSVVWLFIQKYFFNYSSIYDIPHPKLTQILNELN from the exons ATGAGATCGAACACAAACACATCACTTACCATTTCAGAAG TAGTAGACGGTTATAAATATCCTACTGAAGATTTAattccattaaaaaatttattagatacatGGGATATGGGATGTGTGTATCAAACATGTATTG ataatttaattagtttaaaagcTCTTACTTACACTAAGCCAGAGGATGCTAATAAGTTGCTAGAAAAATTCCCATTAGGAATCTCTATTTCATTTCGCCATGAACTTGAAAAATGGCAAAAATGcagtgtaaatattaatgaaaataattctttaaaaaatgattctaatcaAAGGATACTAAATGTCCCATTAACTTCTGAAGAATCTTTATCAAGGCAGTCAAAATTaccttctataataataaaggttGATGAAATATTGAACTCCTCTCCACAAGGACATTTGATAATTGACTATTATAggacaaataacaaattaaatgatgGGATAAGGACTACATTAGTAGATATAGTGAttggatatattattagtaataatatacaaatgtcAGTTAGTGTAGCAGAATCATTGTCAAATCAAATTGTTGCAATGTTTTCCTCAGaaataaag gatatatattttttgaaagttggatcaaataaaaatcctaAAGGAAAGTTGTATGCTAAGTTCTACAATGCCACGaggactttaaaaaataatggacTAGTCACAACTTCTGCAGCCAAAACTAATAGAATAGAACAAGGAAACGATGAATCAAGAAATGGCAAAACTTGGATAGCAAGAGATTTCA tATCAGAAATGAATATAGATccaatattagatattttgaaacataGTTCAACTTCATATCCTGAATTGGAGTTAAATTGGAAATCTACTGTAAATTACCGCCtaaatgacataaaaaaatcaatatcaacagaagaaattttcaaaaattggatacaatatttgattccatatgaacataaatta ATTGATATTGACTATAGTGCCATATTCCCtgatcaaaatgtttattttgaatttgaaaaaaaatcaagaaaaatttacaacattCTAGAAGAAAAGGTGAAGGATTCTAgttgtcttaaaatattaggtcAAATAAAAGATGGcaacaatttaaatgaaa atgtaAAAAATGCAGCattgatgtatttattacatGGTATGTTTGCACCAACATCTAAAAAAGTGACAAAAGATGACAATGGTAGAAAAAACCTTATTAAGTTCTCAATTAAAGATTCACAAGAATGTTTCATTATGTTTGGAGAAACTGTAGAAATGATGGAAGCTCATCTTGAAAAACTTAAGCAACAGGGTAATCCTATACAACCATTTATACTTGTCGTTggatctatttttaatattaaagaaatattagtttattttgattCTGTTAAGTATAAGGtacattcaattttaagaTCAATTGAAgtctgttataaaatatttcaattatttaatctacAATATCCACCAGAATCATCAGTAGTAtggttatttattcaaaaatatttttttaattactcttCAATTTATGATATACCTCACCCTAAACttactcaaatattaaatgaattaaattaa
- the LOC126554994 gene encoding uncharacterized protein LOC126554994 has protein sequence MLPSFAKCVGGIGPNTQRIKLIKENRERLKPVLETIIFLGRQNIAFRGHRDDGNLMTESIVNEGNFREMLRFRVKAGDTRLENHLKTSSSKATYISYTIQNELIEVCKKEITFHILKEIEQAKFYSIMFDETTNVSKMSQRSLIIRYIYNEKVYERFIAFIDCHQYLYKGQTVEEIEEEVTVEIEPKITGDMLGSTVINIMSEFGLNINNCIGIATDGCTVMVSTTKGAVKKVQETAKNALYSPCNNHALNLSLSKCSTVQSVRNCVVTHHVSKILQLKDQDISSAFEIVKDIISLLKEKRSNATDVFNNIYKESACIMNLLEIEIKVPRIVGKQKNRPNPTNLSHFEDYYRLTVFIPLLDNVIDDLQHRFLNSNNLILQSLMKLVSKNLSDFNNINQLVNQISEAIKHFSCFTNVCDSTINSELELWFIKWKRLISEGNGVSMMVALNECSSDIYPTVRQLLITIYTLPVSVASAERSFSTLRRLKTWLRSRMGEERLTGLALLHIHRDIQLNVEDIIDRFAKEKKRCIDMIL, from the exons ATGTTACCATCATTTGCAAAGTGTGTTGGTGGAATAGGACCCA ACACACAGAGAATAAAACTCATAAAAGAAAATCGAGAACGTCTTAAACCTGTATtagaaacaattatatttttaggaagGCAAAATATTGCGTTTAGAGGACACAGAGACGATGGCAATCTTATGACAGAGTCCATTGTGAATGAAGGAAATTTTAGAGAGATGTTAAGATTCAGAGTAAAAGCAGGTGATACTAGGTTAGAAAATCACTTAAAAACGTCAAGTTCTAAAGCTACATATATTAGCTATACTattcaaaatgaattaattgaagtttgtaaaaaagaaataacattTCATATCTTAAAAGAAATAGAACAGgctaaattttatagtataatgtttGACGAGACAACAAATGTTTCTAAAATGTCTCAAAGGAGTTTAATTATTcgttacatttataatgaaaaagtatATGAAAGATTCATTGCATTTATTGATTGCCATCAGTATTTATACAAGGGACAAACTGTTGAAGAAATTGAAGAAGAAGTTACTGTTGAAATTGAACCAAAAATAACTGGTGATATGCTTGGCTCaactgtaattaatataatgtctgAATttggattaaatattaataattgtataggaATAGCTACTGATGGGTGTACAGTTATGGTATCAACAACCAAAGGTGCAGTAAAAAAAGTACAAGAAACTGCAAAAAATGCACTGTACAGTCCATGCAATAACCATGCATTAAACTTGTCATTGTCTAAGTGTTCAACAGTACAAAGTGTTCGTAACTGTGTTG TCACACACCATGTAAGTAAAATTCTGCAATTAAAAGATCAAGATATTTCATCTGcttttgaaattgttaaagatattatatcgcttttaaaagaaaaacgcTCTAACGCTACAGatgtctttaataatatatataaagaaagTGCATGTATAATGAACCTTCTAGAAATTGAAATCAAAGTTCCTAGAATTgttggaaaacaaaaaaaccgaCCTAATCCAACTAATTTAAGTCACTTTGAAGACTATTACAGACTTACAGTATTCATTCCACTCCTTGACAATGTAATTGATGACTTACAACATAGATTTctaaattcaaacaatttaatactacAATCGCTAATGAAATTAGTATCAAAAAATTTgtcagattttaataatattaatcaattggTTAACCAGATAAGTGAAGCTATTAAACACTTTTCATGTTTCACAAATGTTTGTGATTCAACCATAAATTCAGAGCTGGAACTATGGTTTATAAAATGGAAACGTCTAATATCTGAAG GCAATGGAGTATCAATGATGGTAGCTTTAAATGAATGCTCTAGTGATATTTACCCAACTGTTAGACAGTTGCTCATAACTATTTACACTTTGCCTGTAAGTGTTGCCTCTGCAGAGAGGAGCTTCTCTACGCTTCGCAG ATTAAAAACCTGGTTGAGGTCTCGAATGGGGGAAGAACGCTTAACTGGCTTAGCGCTTTTACACATTCATAGGGACATACAACTAAATGTGGAAGACATCATCGACAGGTTTGCTAAAGAGAAGAAAAGATGTATTGATATGATTTTGTAA
- the LOC126555003 gene encoding uncharacterized protein LOC126555003: MMKIKTQNKLILLNAIRERKSVLFGNFKSTSNDEKVESWKSVHNIAQSLQLATSDRSWQFTRDKLYGLWKCRTLEKRDNKKGKFTGKAGGKKCQYDDVDLAILDILDEDSAIVQSIGLPGSSTFAESNFVLVL; encoded by the exons atgatgaaaattaaaacacaaaataaacttattctcTTGAATGCTATACGGGAAAGAAAAAGTGTATTGTTTGGCAATTTTAAATCTACATCAAATGATGAAAAGGtggaatcttggaaaagtgTCCATAACATAGCCCAATCATTACAACTTGCAACTTCCGATCGTTCTTGGCAGTTCACTAGGGACAAGTTGTATGGGCTATGGAAATGTCGCACttta GAAAAGAGGGATAATAAGAAAGGTAAGTTCACTGGCAAGGCGGGAGGAAAAAAATGTCAGTATGATGATGTTGATCTAGCCATACTAGATATTTTAGATGAAGATTCGGCAATAGTGCAAAGTATAGGATTGCCTGGATCATCAACATTTGctgaaagtaattttgtattggttttatag